Within the Terriglobales bacterium genome, the region CATCGTGGTCGAAGCCAACCACAAACGAGCCGTTCACCTGGATGCCGCAATCGTGCAGCATGCCGATCCGCCGCGCGTAGTCGGATGCCCGCGGCGTTTTCTTGCGCGATTCGGTCAGGTTCTGGTCGGTCAGCGACTCCAGTCCAATGAAGACGCCGGTGCATCCTGCCAGCGCCATGGAACGAACCAGGGCCGGATCGTCGGTGACATCAATTGAAACTGCGGCGCTCCAGATTTTCCGCAGCGGCCGCAGGGCGGAACACAGCGCGTGGAGGTACGCCCGGTTCGAACCGAGATTGTTGTCAATGAAAACGGCATAAGGCTCGCCCGTAGCGGCGAATTCGGCGGCAACCTCTTCCGGACGACGCATCCGGTATGGCATCCGCAGTCCATCCGTCGCGAGATAACAAAAACCGCAGCGGTTATGGCATCCGCGGGTCGCGATCAGGCTCGCCGTGGTCAGGAAGCTGCGGCGCGACAGCAGCCGGCGGAGAGGCGGCGGGTCATTGGCATATTCGTTCTCAAACGTGGCCGCATAACGCGGCTGCAAACGGCCCAACTCGACGTCTCGCAGGATCCGCGGCCAGAGTTGCACCCCATCGCCCATGGCCAGAGCGTCGGCGTGGGGAGCGCATTCCTCGGGACACGACAGCACGTGCAGTCCGCCGAGAATCACCTGCGCGCCTCGGCGCCGGTACCAGTCCGCAAGTTCGAAGGCGCGCCGCGCGAAGGTGAGGTGGACTGAGAGTCCCACCACCTGCGGCATGGGGCGGGAAGGCGGCCGGCCGTGCAGCAGGTTTTCATCCCAGTACTCAACCTTCCAGTGCGCCGGCGTGACGGCAGCGAAACTGGTCAGAGCCAGAGTCGGGGTCAGTACGTGCTTGCCGAAACTGGCGTGTGCATCCTTGGCATAAAAGGGGTTGATCAGCAACGCGCGGCAGGGTTCGATGGCGTCCCCGGGGTCGTTCTCGTCCAGCGCCGGCGCGGCAGCCATCTCCGCGGGAATCCACCGTTTCTTGAGCGGGGCGGCAAACGGCTGCAGGAAGTCCGTCATGCCGCTATACTTTGTTATACAAAGTACTTTCTGTCAAGAAGAAATGCGCACCTTTCCTTACGCACTTTTTATTCGTCGCGGTGCACCGTTTCCATGGAGAACGCCGGCACGCAAACGGCGATGTACTCCGCGCCTTCAGGCTCCGGCGTGGAATACCGCACCCACTCGCCGGGGTGTGCGATCACCGCCTGCCCGGCGCGCACTTCGATCTGCCCGCCTCGATGTTCCACCCGCAGCATTCCGCGCAGGACGATCGTGTACTCCTCGAAGTCGGG harbors:
- a CDS encoding cupin domain-containing protein; its protein translation is MPTLIRTPTRIQAAGNKPKLIDEYIGHVNSQTAPVSVAHMRSPGGWQEPGQTPDFEEYTIVLRGMLRVEHRGGQIEVRAGQAVIAHPGEWVRYSTPEPEGAEYIAVCVPAFSMETVHRDE
- a CDS encoding radical SAM protein, encoding MTDFLQPFAAPLKKRWIPAEMAAAPALDENDPGDAIEPCRALLINPFYAKDAHASFGKHVLTPTLALTSFAAVTPAHWKVEYWDENLLHGRPPSRPMPQVVGLSVHLTFARRAFELADWYRRRGAQVILGGLHVLSCPEECAPHADALAMGDGVQLWPRILRDVELGRLQPRYAATFENEYANDPPPLRRLLSRRSFLTTASLIATRGCHNRCGFCYLATDGLRMPYRMRRPEEVAAEFAATGEPYAVFIDNNLGSNRAYLHALCSALRPLRKIWSAAVSIDVTDDPALVRSMALAGCTGVFIGLESLTDQNLTESRKKTPRASDYARRIGMLHDCGIQVNGSFVVGFDHD